One Methylobacterium oryzae DNA window includes the following coding sequences:
- a CDS encoding hydrolase yields MHLPETAARIVSCDVFDTLLLRDHRSERCRFHEIAAVASQLLAAEHGVARRPGAIYAARLEVQRAAYRALDLANPSGDVRFSDMLAAMTRVLGLDDRAADILYRAEITVERAQLRANTRLMTWLRGRARAGGRIIAVSDTYHRGETIAHLLNALAPDHPIARIYTSADHDATKRTRALFDVVLRSEKVPPAEILHLGDDTLADVTMAAAAGLRTAQLLRPRHVVLRRRLDAVRARVMHRHWIGAARSGARRIGP; encoded by the coding sequence ATGCACCTACCCGAGACGGCAGCCCGTATCGTATCCTGCGACGTCTTCGACACGCTGCTCCTGCGCGATCACCGGTCCGAGCGCTGCCGCTTCCACGAGATCGCGGCCGTCGCGTCGCAGCTGCTCGCGGCGGAGCACGGCGTGGCGCGCCGTCCGGGCGCGATCTACGCCGCGCGCCTGGAGGTGCAGCGAGCGGCCTACCGGGCGCTCGACTTGGCCAATCCCTCGGGCGACGTGCGCTTCTCCGACATGCTCGCGGCCATGACGCGCGTCCTCGGCCTCGATGATCGGGCCGCGGATATTCTGTATCGGGCCGAGATCACGGTCGAACGCGCTCAGTTGCGCGCGAACACCCGGCTGATGACGTGGCTGAGGGGCCGGGCGCGGGCCGGAGGCAGGATCATCGCGGTGAGCGATACGTACCACCGCGGCGAGACGATCGCGCATCTGCTGAACGCGCTGGCTCCCGACCATCCCATCGCGCGCATCTACACCAGTGCCGACCACGACGCGACCAAGCGGACACGGGCGCTCTTCGATGTCGTTCTCCGGAGCGAGAAAGTGCCCCCGGCCGAGATCCTCCACCTCGGCGACGACACGCTGGCGGACGTGACGATGGCCGCCGCCGCGGGCCTGAGGACGGCACAACTGCTCCGGCCGCGCCACGTGGTGCTGCGTCGCCGCCTCGATGCCGTCCGCGCTCGCGTGATGCACCGGCACTGGATCGGTGCCGCCCGCAGCGGGGCCAGGAGGATCGGGCCGTGA
- a CDS encoding glycosyltransferase family 2 protein yields MVKDPKLAVIITCFNYESFVDKAIQSVVDQHNDSCEIVVIDDGSTDDSWSIIQRSGVAAFRIPNGGQRAACLYGLAKTSAPFLLFLDADDELLPGALDRILAELDPTVAKLQFCLRCVDSTGAILADPYPALGAFRGQDRTVGDILRSGVYQTPPTSGNVFRRDVCDLLHQCAYDQAVDGVILLAAPFMGEIVSLSESLGLYRVHGRNDSGLGRVPQAATVERDLQRFQSRLRHLRGLLHDWRPGVSLVEPEQTYYFQFLKFCMAILRGVRYGGRPFLGLIRSVLIEPRSLKWKMANALFVVATFLAPVRCAQALLAFRFSPKRRPVRQILRATIGAGHC; encoded by the coding sequence GTGGTCAAGGATCCTAAGCTCGCAGTCATTATTACATGTTTCAACTACGAAAGTTTTGTCGATAAAGCGATTCAGAGTGTCGTCGACCAGCACAACGATTCTTGTGAGATCGTCGTGATAGACGATGGATCGACGGATGACTCATGGTCGATTATCCAGCGGTCCGGCGTCGCGGCATTCCGGATCCCGAACGGCGGTCAGAGGGCGGCCTGCCTGTACGGATTGGCCAAGACTTCTGCCCCGTTTCTGCTCTTCCTCGACGCGGACGACGAGCTTCTGCCGGGTGCTCTCGACCGTATTCTCGCGGAACTAGATCCGACTGTCGCCAAACTTCAGTTCTGTCTGAGATGCGTCGACTCGACGGGGGCGATCCTGGCGGACCCATACCCCGCTCTCGGCGCGTTCCGCGGGCAGGACAGGACTGTCGGCGACATCCTGCGCTCAGGCGTCTACCAGACGCCGCCCACGTCCGGGAATGTCTTCCGCCGCGATGTCTGCGATCTGCTCCATCAATGCGCGTACGACCAAGCTGTCGATGGCGTGATCCTGTTGGCTGCCCCGTTCATGGGCGAGATCGTCAGCCTTTCCGAAAGTCTCGGGCTCTACCGTGTCCATGGCCGCAATGACTCCGGTCTGGGCCGCGTCCCGCAGGCGGCCACCGTCGAGCGGGATCTTCAGCGTTTCCAGTCACGTCTGAGGCATCTGCGCGGTCTTCTTCACGACTGGCGTCCCGGGGTCTCCCTCGTCGAGCCAGAGCAGACATACTATTTTCAGTTCCTCAAGTTCTGCATGGCGATCCTCCGGGGTGTCCGGTACGGTGGCAGGCCGTTCCTGGGCCTGATCAGATCTGTCCTGATCGAGCCGCGTTCCCTGAAGTGGAAAATGGCGAATGCGCTCTTCGTCGTCGCGACGTTTCTCGCGCCCGTTCGCTGTGCGCAGGCATTGCTCGCCTTCCGCTTCTCGCCCAAGCGCCGGCCGGTCCGACAGATCCTGCGCGCCACGATCGGTGCGGGGCATTGTTGA
- a CDS encoding glycosyltransferase family 4 protein, whose protein sequence is MRILHLLNHTRRLNGHVHAAVDLACQQAQAGHRVAIASQGGDFDALLRSNGVESIFASHARTPARILTSFLGCGGVLRRWRPDVVHAHMMTSAVLAWPTCKLLRVPLVTTVHNEFEKGAVLMGLGTRVIAVSGAVAASMRKRGIAASRIDVVLNGTIGSARMRGRSEEPQALDHPAIVFVGGLHPRKGLPDLLQAFDKAFPHNRAMRLYVVGGGPHRDAYEQTARTLACTDAITFAGPRDDPYRWMLGADIFVLPSHADPAPLVLSEAREAGCAIVGTDVDGIPELLDGGRAGILVPANDPDKLAQALITLTTDPSALGALRAKSQINLDHLRIARVADETLTVYRRAAGLAG, encoded by the coding sequence ATGCGTATTCTCCATCTGCTGAATCACACGCGCCGACTGAACGGCCATGTCCACGCGGCCGTCGATCTCGCGTGCCAACAGGCGCAGGCCGGACACCGGGTCGCGATTGCCAGTCAGGGTGGGGATTTCGATGCGCTGCTCCGGTCCAACGGCGTCGAATCGATCTTCGCGAGCCACGCGCGCACGCCGGCCCGGATCCTGACGTCGTTCCTCGGATGTGGCGGTGTGCTCCGGCGTTGGCGTCCCGATGTCGTCCACGCCCATATGATGACCAGCGCCGTGCTGGCTTGGCCGACCTGCAAGCTGCTGCGCGTTCCCCTCGTGACGACCGTCCACAATGAGTTCGAGAAGGGGGCCGTCCTCATGGGCCTTGGGACCAGGGTCATCGCTGTGAGCGGTGCGGTCGCCGCGTCGATGCGGAAGCGCGGCATCGCGGCTTCCCGCATCGACGTCGTGCTCAACGGGACCATCGGCTCAGCCCGCATGCGCGGTCGGTCCGAGGAACCGCAGGCTCTGGATCATCCCGCCATCGTCTTCGTCGGAGGCCTGCATCCCCGGAAGGGATTGCCCGATCTGCTGCAGGCCTTCGACAAGGCGTTCCCCCACAATCGCGCCATGCGGCTCTACGTCGTCGGCGGCGGTCCTCACCGGGACGCCTACGAGCAGACCGCGCGCACGCTGGCCTGCACGGATGCCATTACCTTCGCCGGGCCGCGGGACGATCCGTACCGCTGGATGCTGGGCGCCGACATCTTCGTGCTCCCGTCCCACGCCGATCCGGCACCGCTCGTGCTCTCCGAAGCCCGGGAGGCGGGCTGCGCGATCGTCGGCACCGACGTCGACGGGATTCCCGAGCTGCTCGACGGGGGAAGGGCGGGCATTCTGGTCCCGGCAAACGATCCGGACAAGCTTGCGCAGGCGCTGATCACGCTCACGACCGATCCGAGCGCCCTGGGCGCTTTGAGAGCGAAGAGCCAGATCAACTTGGATCACCTGCGGATCGCACGGGTGGCCGACGAGACCTTGACCGTCTATCGGCGCGCTGCCGGCCTCGCGGGGTGA
- a CDS encoding lipopolysaccharide biosynthesis protein: protein MLASKTLRGAGWSVAARISARAIDLGTLLVLARILSPADFGLTAIAASLISIVEMILEIPLVQALLRLQKIEKSHLDTAFTLGLLRGGVIAVLMMAAAWPVAHIYDDVRLIPITLALASAPIARSLYSPAMVHLFRKIDFRASFLADFSGKVAAALISIGSLYLGAGYWALVINPAASAILPTILSYVLAPYRPGLSLARLSAFSAFTGWFTSSQILAAFSWQFDRMFLGYHVDKAVLGRYGVASDFSVLPTQSVIGPAMRPVMAAFATMADDRLRLRAAFLKAARLTMIIALPAGVGIALTADQIVSVILGAQWISAAPYLRWLSLAVMFTAYYQPVSTLCLAMDEPNVMLKITLLESVAKVLSMTLGFYLGGVMMMIYARLATALFHFLISAIYARRLVGAGVAGQIRNLWQIALSCAVMAAAVLALRAALSRLDIGSAGLLAALILGGAAAYGVSMLLLGFRLRTLRP from the coding sequence ATGCTCGCCTCTAAGACGCTGCGCGGCGCCGGATGGAGTGTCGCCGCGCGGATCTCCGCGCGCGCGATCGATCTCGGCACGCTGCTCGTCCTCGCACGGATCCTGTCGCCCGCCGATTTCGGCCTGACGGCCATCGCCGCGTCCCTGATCTCGATCGTCGAGATGATCCTCGAGATCCCGCTGGTTCAGGCCCTGTTGCGTCTGCAGAAGATCGAGAAGTCGCATCTGGATACTGCATTCACGCTGGGCCTTCTCCGGGGCGGGGTCATCGCCGTCCTGATGATGGCCGCCGCTTGGCCGGTCGCCCACATCTACGACGATGTCCGACTGATCCCCATCACGCTCGCGCTCGCGTCGGCGCCGATCGCGCGAAGCCTCTACAGCCCGGCCATGGTACACCTGTTCCGCAAGATCGACTTCCGTGCGTCGTTTCTCGCGGATTTTTCCGGAAAAGTGGCCGCGGCCCTGATCTCGATCGGGTCTCTCTACTTGGGAGCCGGCTACTGGGCCCTGGTGATCAACCCGGCTGCATCCGCGATCCTGCCGACCATCCTGTCCTACGTGCTGGCGCCTTACCGACCGGGGCTCTCCCTGGCGCGGCTGAGTGCCTTCTCGGCGTTCACAGGCTGGTTCACATCCTCACAGATCCTCGCTGCCTTCAGTTGGCAGTTCGATCGCATGTTCCTCGGTTACCACGTCGACAAGGCCGTACTCGGCCGCTACGGGGTGGCGAGCGATTTCTCCGTCCTCCCGACCCAGAGCGTCATCGGTCCGGCTATGCGGCCGGTCATGGCCGCGTTCGCGACGATGGCCGATGACCGCCTCCGCTTACGAGCCGCCTTCCTGAAGGCGGCTCGACTCACGATGATCATCGCGCTCCCGGCTGGCGTGGGCATCGCACTGACCGCCGACCAGATCGTGAGCGTCATCCTCGGTGCGCAATGGATTTCCGCGGCACCCTATCTGCGATGGCTGTCGCTGGCCGTCATGTTCACCGCCTATTACCAACCTGTCTCAACGCTCTGCCTCGCGATGGACGAGCCGAACGTGATGCTCAAGATCACGCTCCTCGAGTCGGTGGCGAAGGTCTTGAGCATGACACTGGGATTCTATCTCGGCGGCGTGATGATGATGATCTACGCGCGCCTTGCCACGGCCCTGTTTCACTTCCTGATCAGCGCGATCTACGCGCGGCGTCTCGTCGGTGCCGGTGTGGCGGGGCAGATCCGTAATCTCTGGCAGATTGCCCTCTCGTGCGCGGTGATGGCGGCCGCCGTCCTCGCGCTGCGGGCCGCCTTGAGCCGCCTGGATATCGGCTCGGCCGGGCTTCTCGCGGCCCTGATCCTCGGCGGCGCGGCGGCTTACGGCGTGAGCATGCTGCTGCTCGGATTCCGCCTGCGGACCCTGCGTCCATGA
- a CDS encoding polysaccharide biosynthesis/export family protein, producing MRLRLVAAACVLLFGSPHANAAADEAGRYLLGPQDHLTIRVYDLRRNTGEAYSWTALNGQFVVAADGTVSMPLIGQIKAAGGTPIDLANAIGVALKQVADLAEKPAASVEVATYRPFYIIGAVQQPGKYEYQPGLTVLQAVSTAQGLMRGTDPRSIQRDAVTTRGELRNLAAERVALAAKLARLEAEVGGAETIAFGGELKGTVDRIYAEQAVRGEQLLFDTRRNALKAEIKSIEQSIASFQNEMSTLDNKSKTLDRQIELSRGELGLINDLVSKGLTIAPRKLAAEQSQASFESSRLDVQVAMLRAQQSLTRAERDIIDLKARFRREALSEAADARQKLASIDEKARTAERLAADAESQMVGSTDDAAEAVSARYEITRKQGVKAGTWLASEEAVVEPGDVVRVTLVRQPADKAGETRPSPSPRPGSSGAPVSRGPATSDAPLRPTESANR from the coding sequence ATGCGTCTGCGTCTAGTTGCGGCGGCGTGCGTCCTGCTGTTCGGCAGCCCGCACGCGAATGCGGCCGCCGACGAAGCCGGTCGATATCTGCTCGGCCCTCAGGATCATCTGACGATCCGCGTCTATGATTTGCGTCGCAACACAGGCGAAGCGTACTCGTGGACGGCACTGAACGGTCAGTTCGTCGTTGCGGCGGACGGAACCGTGTCCATGCCACTGATCGGCCAGATCAAGGCGGCGGGCGGCACGCCGATCGATCTCGCGAACGCCATCGGTGTCGCTCTGAAACAGGTCGCCGATCTCGCGGAGAAGCCCGCGGCATCGGTCGAAGTCGCGACCTACCGTCCCTTCTACATCATCGGTGCGGTCCAGCAGCCCGGCAAGTACGAGTATCAACCCGGCCTGACCGTACTACAGGCCGTCAGCACGGCTCAGGGACTGATGCGCGGCACCGACCCGCGCAGTATCCAGCGCGACGCGGTCACAACGCGCGGCGAGTTGCGAAATCTGGCCGCGGAGCGGGTCGCCTTGGCCGCCAAGCTGGCGCGTCTCGAAGCGGAGGTCGGCGGCGCGGAGACGATCGCGTTCGGCGGCGAGCTAAAAGGCACGGTGGACAGGATATACGCGGAGCAGGCCGTCCGCGGTGAGCAACTCCTGTTCGACACGCGTCGGAATGCGCTGAAGGCCGAGATCAAGTCGATTGAACAGTCGATCGCCAGCTTTCAAAATGAAATGAGCACGCTCGATAATAAGTCCAAAACGCTGGACCGCCAGATCGAGCTCAGTCGCGGTGAGCTCGGCCTGATCAACGATCTGGTCTCGAAGGGGCTCACGATCGCGCCGCGCAAGCTGGCTGCGGAGCAGAGTCAGGCGTCGTTCGAGAGCAGCCGACTCGACGTGCAGGTCGCCATGCTGCGCGCTCAGCAGAGCCTCACGCGCGCCGAGCGCGACATCATCGACCTCAAGGCCCGGTTCCGCCGCGAAGCTCTGTCGGAGGCCGCGGATGCCCGTCAGAAGCTCGCCTCGATCGACGAGAAGGCGCGGACAGCCGAGCGGCTCGCGGCCGATGCCGAGTCTCAGATGGTCGGCAGCACCGACGACGCGGCAGAAGCCGTGAGCGCGCGCTACGAGATTACCCGGAAGCAGGGGGTGAAGGCGGGCACATGGCTCGCCTCCGAGGAGGCCGTCGTCGAGCCCGGCGACGTCGTGCGGGTGACGCTCGTGCGCCAGCCGGCCGACAAGGCCGGGGAGACGCGGCCGTCCCCGTCGCCGCGGCCCGGATCATCGGGCGCTCCGGTGAGCCGCGGTCCGGCCACTTCGGATGCGCCACTGCGGCCAACCGAGAGTGCGAATCGCTGA
- a CDS encoding O-antigen ligase family protein: MSFEPIGAIAVVIGLFCLLFGRESVVIAFVVFCNLGSAAALLLGGANVQPAHLFLVFLMIATLFHRNISTQVLSSFRLPEPGFWLLCLTLYGVASSYILPRLFAGQTYIVPLGTSSHLITSDGVVPLGPVSSNFTQPIYLIGDLVCFSIITAFGSSKNGIETLAKALILYAAANICFGIIDVLTAATGTQEALQFIRNAQYTFHDEESVGSMRRIIGAWPEASAFAGMTLGGCGFTGMLWLCGRKPLVTGPLALISLLFVILSTSSTGLVGAAVLIPMLYTIALLRCSTRRQDRFSAWLVVAGPLVACVLVLLAFSVGGVAERIYDYVDTLVLSKAETSSGVQRSAWNAYAWRNFIDSNGLGVGLGTNRTSSFPLAVLSNVGIPGAVFYVLFLASVFGFRRGAPRTYASDIRAAGRVACLSLLPGSLIAGPTVDQGLIFYIFAATACAYPARHPVGRIGVSATPIEPAAVAIRSRLAEPARHSAQNVSLGT; the protein is encoded by the coding sequence ATGAGCTTCGAACCAATAGGCGCCATCGCGGTCGTCATCGGCCTGTTCTGTCTGCTGTTCGGCAGGGAATCGGTGGTGATCGCCTTCGTGGTGTTCTGCAATCTCGGCTCGGCCGCGGCACTCCTGCTGGGCGGCGCCAACGTGCAGCCGGCGCATCTCTTCCTCGTGTTCCTGATGATCGCGACTCTGTTCCATCGCAACATCTCGACACAGGTCCTGAGTTCGTTCCGCCTGCCTGAACCGGGTTTCTGGCTTCTCTGTCTCACTCTCTACGGGGTGGCGAGCAGCTACATCCTGCCGCGGCTCTTCGCGGGGCAGACCTATATCGTGCCGCTGGGAACGTCGTCACACCTGATCACGAGCGACGGCGTCGTTCCCCTGGGACCAGTATCCAGCAATTTCACGCAGCCGATCTATCTCATCGGTGATCTGGTCTGTTTCAGTATCATCACCGCTTTCGGATCCTCGAAGAACGGGATTGAGACGCTCGCGAAGGCGCTCATCCTCTACGCGGCTGCCAACATATGTTTCGGCATCATCGACGTCCTCACGGCGGCAACGGGCACGCAGGAGGCCCTGCAATTCATTCGCAACGCTCAGTACACGTTCCACGACGAGGAGAGTGTCGGCAGTATGCGGCGGATCATCGGGGCTTGGCCGGAGGCGTCGGCCTTCGCGGGAATGACACTGGGAGGTTGCGGGTTCACGGGCATGCTGTGGCTCTGTGGCCGCAAGCCCTTGGTGACGGGACCTCTGGCGTTGATCTCGCTGTTGTTCGTGATCCTGTCGACTTCCTCGACCGGCCTGGTCGGCGCCGCGGTGCTGATCCCGATGCTCTACACGATCGCGTTGCTGCGATGCAGCACGCGTCGTCAGGACCGCTTCAGCGCCTGGCTGGTGGTCGCGGGTCCGTTGGTCGCCTGCGTCCTCGTGCTCCTGGCCTTCTCGGTCGGCGGCGTGGCTGAGCGCATCTACGATTACGTCGATACGCTTGTCCTGAGCAAAGCCGAGACGAGTTCGGGTGTTCAGCGTTCGGCCTGGAACGCCTATGCGTGGCGGAACTTCATCGACTCGAACGGCCTGGGCGTCGGCCTCGGAACCAATCGCACATCGAGCTTTCCGCTCGCGGTGCTGTCGAATGTCGGGATTCCCGGAGCCGTCTTCTACGTGCTTTTCCTGGCGTCGGTGTTCGGATTTCGGCGCGGAGCGCCGCGGACCTACGCGAGCGACATCCGTGCTGCTGGCCGCGTCGCCTGCCTGTCCCTTCTCCCTGGCAGCCTCATCGCGGGCCCGACCGTCGATCAGGGCTTGATATTCTACATCTTCGCCGCCACCGCCTGCGCCTATCCCGCACGTCATCCAGTCGGGCGTATCGGTGTCTCCGCAACTCCGATCGAGCCGGCCGCGGTCGCGATACGGTCGCGGCTCGCCGAACCGGCTCGCCATTCGGCTCAGAACGTATCACTCGGCACGTGA
- a CDS encoding FAD-dependent oxidoreductase, with the protein MTVSSAFDCHGHSGDEIFDAIVLGAGITGLVSASILHDLGCRNIAVIDEFENIGGNHIDRSINGYTFDIGSLIFQDDSPLLKYFPELLEHYVPIKPTWGKLTPQAFVTSYPLSIRDDIVRAGPWGIFRIVLSAAFSRVARRRIGNAREFARYWIGDYLLRRSGLESYMKRFFGVPADWVDLEFAEKRMLWIKEHASPRVLLRYVRRHRAPGPTNRQLARPREGFNALYEVAARTLRQRGSVFHLGERIESITRRGTQFDVRTGGRRLTAQRLISTIPIARALALCGVREDPGLASVTLISLYFSFDGNRGFDCSILYNFAHDGAWKRLTMYSDFYGRVEGREYFGVEVIAGHANDSVTIAEQDFRAHVAKNGLFAGDLVCEGSQVVPCAYPIYTGQAHERVSRALAQLADFGIESFGRQGGFDYQPTARVSTLNAAAHLMPTRTSDA; encoded by the coding sequence ATGACCGTTTCTTCAGCCTTCGATTGTCATGGGCACTCGGGAGACGAGATTTTCGATGCGATCGTATTAGGGGCCGGTATTACAGGCCTCGTATCGGCTTCAATTCTTCACGATCTCGGCTGTCGAAATATTGCCGTCATCGACGAATTCGAAAATATCGGCGGCAATCATATCGACCGGTCCATCAATGGATATACATTCGACATCGGAAGTCTAATATTTCAGGACGATTCGCCGCTGCTGAAGTATTTTCCAGAGTTGCTGGAACATTACGTTCCGATCAAGCCGACGTGGGGAAAGCTAACACCCCAGGCTTTCGTCACCTCCTACCCGCTGTCGATCCGGGACGACATCGTCCGGGCCGGTCCATGGGGCATCTTCAGGATCGTGCTATCGGCCGCTTTCTCGCGCGTGGCGCGGCGCAGAATCGGGAATGCGCGGGAGTTTGCTCGCTACTGGATCGGTGATTATCTGCTCAGAAGGTCCGGCCTCGAGAGCTACATGAAGCGGTTCTTCGGCGTTCCGGCCGACTGGGTCGATCTGGAATTTGCCGAGAAGCGGATGCTCTGGATCAAGGAGCACGCCAGCCCGCGCGTCTTGTTGCGCTATGTCCGCCGGCATCGCGCGCCGGGTCCGACCAACAGGCAGTTGGCGCGACCCCGCGAAGGCTTCAATGCCCTCTACGAAGTGGCCGCCCGGACCCTGCGGCAGCGCGGTTCGGTCTTTCATCTGGGCGAGCGGATCGAATCGATCACACGGCGCGGGACGCAATTCGATGTCCGCACAGGTGGCCGCCGTTTGACCGCCCAGCGACTCATCTCGACGATCCCCATTGCGCGGGCGTTGGCCCTCTGCGGAGTCCGAGAGGATCCCGGTCTCGCCTCGGTAACGCTGATCAGCCTGTATTTCAGCTTCGACGGGAATCGCGGCTTCGACTGTTCGATCCTCTACAACTTCGCGCATGACGGCGCTTGGAAGCGGCTCACGATGTATTCCGATTTCTACGGTCGGGTGGAGGGGCGCGAGTATTTTGGAGTCGAGGTCATCGCTGGCCACGCGAACGATTCCGTGACGATCGCCGAGCAGGATTTTCGGGCACATGTCGCCAAGAACGGGCTCTTCGCCGGTGATCTGGTTTGTGAGGGCAGCCAAGTGGTGCCCTGTGCCTATCCCATCTACACCGGGCAGGCCCATGAGCGGGTGTCGCGCGCGCTCGCCCAACTCGCCGACTTCGGGATCGAGTCGTTCGGACGACAGGGCGGTTTCGACTACCAGCCGACGGCCCGTGTTTCGACGCTCAACGCGGCGGCTCACCTGATGCCGACAAGAACATCGGACGCTTAG
- a CDS encoding glycosyltransferase has translation MRVAIVHYWLIGMRGGEKVVEALCDLYPEADIFTHAYAPQSMSPTIRAHRVRTSFIGRLPFATSRYKSYLPLMPMALEQLDLRGYDLIISSESGPAKGIIPPSDALHICYCHSPMRYVWNMYHDYRERTGLLTRLLMPPVAHYVRNWDAVSAGRVHEFIANSDTVARRIETYYRRQAKVIHPPVDTAAFEIAPDGQRGDYHLMVGEMVRYKRPELAIQAFNRLGQPLVVIGGGEMLRELRSMAGPHIKILGPQPFEVLKHHYARCQALIFPGEEDFGIVPVEAMASGRPVVAFGKGGVTETVIDGVTGTFFHEQSVDALIDAVQRCRAIGVEPERLVRRAADFGVGRFADEISRFVDGVLARERLAAPRPPREPSRAYLVQ, from the coding sequence ATGAGAGTCGCGATCGTCCATTACTGGCTCATCGGGATGCGCGGCGGCGAGAAGGTCGTCGAGGCGCTCTGCGACCTCTATCCGGAAGCCGACATCTTCACGCACGCCTACGCCCCGCAATCCATGTCGCCGACCATCAGGGCGCACCGGGTCAGGACCTCGTTCATCGGCCGATTGCCGTTCGCGACCAGCCGATACAAATCCTATCTACCCCTGATGCCGATGGCCCTCGAGCAGCTCGATCTGCGGGGATACGATCTGATCATCAGCAGCGAATCGGGTCCGGCGAAGGGGATCATCCCGCCATCCGACGCGCTTCATATCTGTTACTGTCACTCACCGATGCGGTACGTCTGGAACATGTACCACGATTATCGCGAGCGGACGGGGCTGCTCACGCGCCTGCTGATGCCGCCGGTGGCCCATTACGTGCGCAACTGGGACGCGGTCTCGGCGGGCCGGGTCCACGAGTTCATCGCCAACTCGGACACGGTCGCGCGACGCATCGAGACCTACTATCGACGCCAAGCCAAGGTCATCCATCCGCCCGTGGACACGGCGGCCTTCGAGATCGCTCCGGATGGCCAGCGCGGTGACTACCATCTGATGGTCGGCGAAATGGTTCGCTACAAGCGGCCGGAACTGGCGATCCAGGCTTTCAACCGGTTGGGGCAGCCGCTCGTGGTGATCGGCGGCGGCGAGATGCTGCGTGAACTGCGCAGCATGGCCGGTCCGCACATCAAGATCCTCGGGCCGCAGCCCTTCGAGGTCCTGAAACACCACTACGCACGGTGCCAAGCCCTGATCTTCCCCGGAGAAGAGGATTTCGGCATCGTCCCGGTCGAGGCCATGGCGAGCGGACGGCCGGTCGTCGCGTTCGGCAAGGGTGGTGTCACCGAGACGGTCATCGACGGCGTGACCGGCACCTTCTTCCACGAGCAGTCCGTCGACGCGCTGATCGATGCCGTCCAGCGCTGTCGGGCGATCGGGGTGGAGCCAGAGCGCCTCGTCCGCCGCGCAGCCGACTTCGGTGTCGGCCGCTTCGCGGACGAGATCAGCCGTTTCGTCGACGGGGTCCTCGCGCGCGAGCGCTTGGCGGCCCCTCGTCCTCCGCGTGAGCCGAGCCGCGCCTATCTGGTCCAGTGA
- a CDS encoding sugar transferase — translation MLRDVGPPLQPALRAPQYGVELADQVGDAAEAVAEAVLPTAPFVARGLRLGWAAKRGLDITVAATALFLLLPLLILIAALVYAGDRKAPIFRHMRVGRDGRRFGCLKFRSMVTNGDAVLAAHLAANPLARAEWAATHKLSDDPRVTAVGYVLRKTSLDELPQLWNVLRGEMSLVGPRPIVPAEVARYGRAFPTCFAVPPGVTGLWQVSGRSDTTYAERVALDLDYATRWTLHRDLAIMLRTVPAVLAQRGSR, via the coding sequence ATGCTGCGCGACGTCGGCCCACCGCTTCAGCCTGCCTTGCGTGCGCCGCAGTACGGTGTCGAGCTGGCGGACCAAGTGGGCGATGCCGCGGAGGCTGTCGCGGAGGCCGTTCTGCCAACGGCGCCGTTCGTGGCGCGCGGCCTGCGGTTGGGTTGGGCGGCCAAGCGCGGGCTCGACATCACGGTGGCGGCCACGGCCCTCTTCCTCTTGCTGCCGTTGCTGATCCTGATCGCCGCCCTCGTGTATGCCGGTGATCGCAAGGCGCCGATCTTCCGCCACATGCGGGTGGGCCGGGACGGTCGCCGCTTCGGGTGCCTGAAGTTCCGCTCCATGGTGACGAATGGCGACGCTGTTCTGGCGGCCCATCTGGCCGCCAATCCTCTGGCCCGGGCCGAGTGGGCGGCGACGCACAAGCTCAGCGACGACCCGCGCGTCACCGCCGTCGGCTACGTGCTGCGCAAGACCTCGCTCGACGAGCTGCCGCAGCTCTGGAATGTGCTGCGCGGCGAGATGAGCTTGGTCGGTCCGCGCCCGATCGTGCCGGCCGAAGTCGCCCGCTACGGGCGGGCATTCCCCACCTGTTTCGCCGTGCCGCCGGGCGTGACGGGGCTGTGGCAGGTCTCGGGCCGCTCCGACACGACCTATGCCGAGCGCGTCGCGCTGGATCTGGACTATGCCACCCGGTGGACCTTGCACCGGGATCTCGCCATCATGCTGCGCACGGTTCCCGCGGTTCTGGCGCAGCGCGGGAGCCGATGA